In Solenopsis invicta isolate M01_SB chromosome 13, UNIL_Sinv_3.0, whole genome shotgun sequence, one DNA window encodes the following:
- the LOC120359449 gene encoding uncharacterized protein LOC120359449: MRLRHIENHIEQQLALAEIISHSYENLIKNGTESITPQRVKTRLSILKENWEQFSLEHKAINLAVSELTELDKNAIKVNPYFIKNLFISTHECYSESIEKLSLLLEPDQGSMPRTSSSQSISLTSFIPSTNTSTSTSSATLTCHHRTRLPRLDLPKFNGTRSDWLNFKGLFCSLVLDNPTLSLVEKLQYLKLSLIGPPALLLKNTSLVAENFQKAWDSLVAYYENTRLLLDSALQSLFDIKRMTKESAGELEKLYTHVTQIYRTLETLQRPVSYWDDFLVFLVVQKLDSESLKLWEQHLGSRKDPPTWKELYDFLVARLLTLKACEKKQTTKNVSSPVQSFLRSHYQGKSKNITTPNVKCPICSEIHYVVACPTYSLKTVQQRLALISKHKLCFNCLGSHRSAECRNVKRCRKCGAKHHTSIHPGKSQETKTITPALKSKEIDVVKATTAVVKILSHKGENFNARILIDQGSEISLITERLVQRLRLPRNHSRLLIIGIGEKPNASKGQTSFTLKPCYNSAFKCTVSAHILPKITDFIPSLVVENQGWTHLKGLQLADPNYLSPGPVDILVGADTYGKIIDKGLIKGPSDTPIAQLTKFGWIISGPTQSNLKTVNTRGFHVFVEENLYNLLHRFWEFEEIPSTKVSTLSAEEQACENHFKSTHTRDRDGRYIVRLPFKLSTEKLGDSQTKAVRLVKRLFSQFETNKDYASAYSEFIAEYERLNHMQLWSTPDSDYLSYYLPHHGVWREQSITTKLRVVFNASSPSSSGYSLNDLLHTGPKLQTDLFDVLIYFRLFHYVFSTDIEKMFRQVKMHPDDWRFQRILWLDHMNELRTYQLTTVTYGLACAPYLALRTLQQLAEDEGSRFPLAITSLTKGRYVDDIFGGADSIEQTKEIVTQLNQLCMAGGFNLQKWSSNQVEVLTEIPEKNRIAHFTVNIKDNVAVKTLGWDDPLPEALALKWTNFVMSLQDTPRLTFPRWIGYMSDLKIELHGFCDASQQAVAAVVYIRTENQNREIKTALLCSKTKVAPLKKLTIPRLELTGAVLLTKLVSHVLKVLNLKNVPLLLWTDSTITYTWLNHHPYRWKDFVHNRVCYVQEVLPQAVWKFVPGVENPADLATRGLTPNQLSQMSSWWTGPHWLTLSPSSWPTVVPSHSFEKGSLEERPTKVTSNTINTVHLWDLINRYSSLMKLLRITAVCKRAISCFKKKPDSSLSSPLSTTDLENARLFWVKLIQQSYFSQQIKLLSRGLSLSASDPLLKLTPFLDSSGLLRVGGRLQYSLLPSSTKHLLILPKESPLSTLIIADAHSRTLHGGTQLSLNYIRNDYWIVGGRVPVRAFILKCVRCTRYRQKRAQQLMGQLPVERVTPTRPFLHSGVDYAGPFVLKTWKGRNPRTYKAYIALFVCHSTSAVHLELVTDYSAETFIAAFKRFTARRGICSTLSSDCGTTLKGADAELQRLFIKTTQESEKLATLLANDGTQWNFNPPAAPHFGGKWEAGVKSVKYHLHRVIRDTSLTYEELYTLLTQVEATMNSRPLSALSEDPEDLNALTPGHFIMGCAPSLIPEPSLETVKLSHLSRWQLIRQMLDSFWTRWSKECLQRYYARYKWNKVVPSLTVGNLVLVVDERYPPAKWPLGRIIQTHEGKDGLTRVVTVRTQTSILKRPIVKVCPLPIDVPTL; encoded by the exons ATGAGGCTCAGACATATTGAGAATCACATTGAGCAGCAGCTCGCACTCGCGGAAATTATATCTCACTCTTACGAAAACCTTATTAAAAATGGAACCGAAAGTATAACTCCGCAACGAGTAAAAACACGTCTTTCAATTCTTAAAGAGAATTGGGAACAGTTTTCTTTGGAACATAAAGCTATTAACCTAGCGGTCTCAGAGCTTACAGAATTGGATAAGAATGCTATAAAAGTTAATccttattttatcaaaaatctgTTCATCTCAACTCACGAATGTTATTCGGagtctattgaaaaattaagtttattgcTTGAACCAGATCAAGGAAGTATGCCTAGAACATCGTCTTCTCAATCTATATCGTTAACGTCTTTCATTCCGTCAACCAACACATCTACGTCGACGTCTTCCGCGACGCTTACTTGTCATCACCGGACACGGCTTCCGCGACTAGATTTGCCTAAATTTAATGGTACCCGATCTGATTGGTTAAACTTTAAAGGTTTATTTTGTTCCCTAGTATTAGATAATCCGACTTTAAGTCTAGTTGAAAAActacagtatttaaaattaagtctAATTGGCCCTCCTGCACTCTTGTTGAAAAACACCTCCTTAGTCgcggaaaattttcaaaaagccTGGGACTCGCTAGTTGCTTATTATGAAAATACAAGATTATTATTGGACTCTGCTTTACAATCTTTATTCGATATTAAACGCATGACGAAGGAGTCGGCCGGTGAGTTAGAAAAATTGTATACTCATGTGACTCAAATCTATAGAACTTTAGAGACATTACAGAGACCAGTCTCTTATTGGGATGACTTCCTAGTATTTCTCGTTGTACAAAAACTTGATTCCGAATCGTTAAAACTTTGGGAACAACATCTAGGTTCACGGAAAGATCCCCCCACGTGGAAGGAGCTTTACGATTTTCTTGTTGCCCGCTTGCTTACGTTAAAAGCATGCGAGAAAAAACAAACGACGAAAAACGTCTCTTCGCCGGTTCAGAGTTTCTTACGTTCCCACTATCAAGGAAAATCAAAAAACATCACGACTCCCAATGTTAAATGCCCTATTTGTTCTGAGATCCATTATGTAGTGGCCTGTCCCACTTATTCGTTAAAGACTGTCCAACAGCGACTAGCCCTTATTTCTAAGCATAAATTGTGCTTCAACTGTTTGGGATCTCATCGGTCAGCCGAATGTCGTAACGTGAAACGTTGTCGGAAATGTGGTGCTAAACATCACACGTCAATTCATCCAGGAAAATCTCAAGAAACCAAGACTATCACACCCGCGTTGAAATCCAAGGAAATCGATGTTGTTAAAGCTA cAACGGCAGTAGTTAAGATTCTTTCTCACAAAGGAGAAAACTTTAATGCAAGAATACTCATCGATCAAGGATCTGAGATATCCCTTATCACGGAACGACTTGTACAACGACTTAGGTTACCACGGAATCATTCTCGTTTACTTATTATCGGAATTGGAGAAAAACCTAATGCATCTAAAGGTCAAACTTCGTTTACACTAAAACCTTGTTACAACTCAGCCTTTAAATGTACCGTGTCTGCTCATATTTTGCCAAAGATCACTGACTTTATCCCGTCGTTGGTTGTTGAGAATCAGGGTTGGACACATTTAAAAGGATTACAGTTAGCAGATCCAAATTATCTGTCACCAGGTCCAGTAGACATACTAGTAGGAGCAGATACTTATGGAAAAATTATCGACAAAGGTCTTATTAAAGGTCCTTCGGATACTCCCATTGCGCAGCTTACAAAATTTGGTTGGATAATTTCAGGACCTACGCAATCGAATTTGAAAACAGTAAATACACGTGGTTTTCACGTCTTTGTCGAGGAAAATCTCTACAATCTTCTCCATCGGTTTTGGGAATTCGAAGAAATTCCGTCAACGAAAGTTTCAACCCTTTCCGCTGAGGAACAAGCGTGTGAAAACCATTTTAAATCTACCCACACTAGAGACAGAGACGGAAGATATATAGTGAGACTGCCCTTTAAATTATCGACTGAAAAACTTGGAGATTCTCAAACGAAAGCTGTTCGACtagttaaaagattatttagtCAATTTGAAACTAATAAGGATTATGCATCTGCTTATTCAGAGTTCATTGCGGAATACGAACGTCTAAATCACATGCAACTATGGTCAACACCTGATTCAGACTACTTATCCTATTATCTTCCACACCACGGGGTATGGAGAGAGCAAAGTATCACTACCAAACTACGAGTAGTGTTTAATGCTTCGAGTCCATCTTCTTCGGGATATTCACTTAATGACTTACTTCATACCGGTCCTAAACTACAAACTGATTTGTTTGATGTACTCATATATTTTCGATTATTCCATTATGTCTTCTCCACTGACATAGAAAAGATGTTTCGTCAAGTGAAGATGCATCCTGATGATTGGAGATTTCAACGTATACTCTGGCTCGATCATATGAATGAACTTCGTACTTACCAACTCACAACAGTCACATATGGATTAGCTTGTGCTCCATATCTAGCATTACGCACTTTACAACAGCTTGCAGAAGACGAAGGTTCACGTTTTCCTCTAGCGATTACATCCTTAACAAAGGGACGTTATGTAGATGACATTTTTGGAGGAGCTGACTCGATTGAGCAAACTAAGGAAATCGTTACTCAACTTAACCAACTTTGCATGGCGGGCGGCTTTAACCTTCAAAAATGGTCAAGCAATCAAGTAGAAGTATTAACCGAGATCCCTGAAAAGAATCGGATTGCACATTTTACGGTTAATATCAAAGATAACGTAGCTGTAAAGACTCTCG GTTGGGATGATCCTTTACCAGAAGCCCTAGCATTAAAGTGGACGAATTTTGTAATGAGTCTCCAAGACACTCCTCGTCTTACGTTCCCAAGATGGATCGGATACATGTCTGATCTAAAAATTGAGTTACACGGATTTTGTGACGCGTCTCAACAAGCAGTGGCAGCGGTTGTTTACATACGAACTGAAAAtcaaaatagagaaataaaaactGCGTTATTATGCTCGAAAACAAAGGTAGCTCCATTGAAGAAGTTGACGATACCTCGATTGGAATTAACAGGAGCAGTGTTACTAACCAAGTTAGTTTCACATGTGTTAAAAGTACTAAATCTAAAAAACGTGCCCCTTCTCCTGTGGACTGATTCCACAATCACCTACACGTGGCTGAATCACCACCCTTATCGTTGGAAGGATTTTGTTCATAATCGAGTCTGTTACGTACAAGAAGTTTTGCCTCAAGCAGTATGGAAGTTTGTCCCAGGAGTTGAGAATCCAGCAGATCTTGCCACACGAGGTTTAACCCCCAACCAACTGTCACAGATGTCGTCATGGTGGACAGGACCACACTGGCTCACTTTATCACCTTCAAGTTGGCCCACGGTAGTTCCATCACATTCTTTCGAAAAAGGGTCCTTGGAAGAAAGACCTACTAAAGTGACCTCAAATACTATCAACACTGTTCACTTGTGGGATCTAATAAACCGATACTCTAGTTTAATGAAATTGTTACGAATCACAGCAGTATGTAAGCGTGCTATATcttgttttaagaaaaaaccGGATTCGTCTCTGTCAAGCCCACTTTCAACTACGGACTTGGAAAACGCGAGGCTATTTTGGGTCAAGCTAATTCAACAATCCTATTTCAGTCAACAAATTAAACTCCTTTCAAGAGGACTTTCTTTGTCCGCTTCTGATCCACTCTTAAAATTGACTCCTTTTCTCGATTCTTCAGGACTTCTACGAGTGGGAGGTCGTCTACAATATTCACTACTACCCTCCTCAACAAAACATCTACTAATCCTACCGAAGGAGTCGCCATTATCAACCCTAATTATCGCCGATGCTCATTCTCGTACTCTACATGGAGGTACGCAACTCAGTCTTAATTATATCCGAAATGATTATTGGATAGTAGGCGGAAGAGTTCCTGTACGTGCATTTATTCTCAAATGCGTTAGATGTACTCGTTATAGACAAAAGCGAGCTCAACAGTTAATGGGACAACTCCCTGTGGAAAGAGTTACACCAACTCGCCCATTTCTTCATTCTGGTGTCGATTACGCTGGACCCTTTGTATTGAAAACGTGGAAAGGACGGAATCCTCGCACTTACAAAGCTTATATTGCTCTATTTGTTTGTCATTCTACTTCAGCAGTTCATTTGGAACTAGTTACAGATTACTCTGCCGAAACCTTTATTGCCGCATTCAAAAGATTTACTGCAAGGAGAGGAATATGTTCTACATTATCGAGTGATTGTGGTACGACGTTAAAAGGAGCCGATGCGGAACTGCAAAGACTGTTCATCAAGACCACGCAAGAATCAGAAAAATTAGCGACATTACTGGCGAACGACGGAACTCAATGGAATTTTAACCCCCCCGCAGCACCTCATTTCGGAGGAAAGTGGGAAGCAGGAGTTAAGTCCGTCAAGTACCATCTTCATCGAGTGATCAGAGATACGTCTCTTACATATGAGGAATTGTACACACTTCTTACTCAGGTGGAAGCTACAATGAATTCAAGACCTCTTAGCGCACTCTCTGAAGATCCCGAAGATCTTAACGCTTTGACTCCTGGACATTTTATCATGGGTTGTGCACCATCCTTAATTCCTGAACCATCGCTGGAAACCGTGAAATTGTCACATCTTTCGAGATGGCAACTCATCCGTCAAATGTTGGACAGTTTCTGGACTCGGTGGTCGAAAGAATGTCTCCAACGTTACTACGCACGATACAAATGGAACAAAGTAGTTCCATCCTTGACTGTTGGGAATTTAGTTCTCGTAGTTGATGAACGGTACCCACCAGCAAAATGGCCATTAGGACGCATTATTCAAACTCATGAGGGTAAAGACGGTCTAACTCGAGTTGTCACTGTACGTACTCAGACATCTATTTTAAAGAGGCCTATCGTGAAGGTGTGCCCACTACCGATAGACGTACCCACTCTGTAA
- the LOC105204345 gene encoding probable cytochrome P450 6a14: MYSLYKPNLVIADLDHIRTVLTKEFKSFHDRGIFDNDRIDPLSGNLFFMPGKRWRNMRAKLTPTFTSDKIKHMFFILKDECSEELVKHLESKAQVGEPIKIKDIFGIVNFVNRYTTDVIMSTAFGVKSNCIEESNNQYRIQRKKYFGITPIKVALIFYMPQVMNFLSIPATPPSVTKFYINMFRENVEYRKAHHIVRHDFMNLLIQLMDRDFVDPEDNKTIINESSNITKLTMEEAAAQSFIFFAAGFETSATTMTFALYELAQQHDIQDKTRNEIDEVLTKHGELTYDAVNDMTYLQKVISETLRKYPPVSILNRICTKEIELPNFRVPKGTLITIPLLELHRDLSIYQDPDKFDPERFNADEIKERHPYAYMPFGEGPRNCIGLRFGYLQVKVGLLSLLSKYKFKLHSRTAVPLTFYEGALVLQPKSGVHLIIEPR, from the exons atgtattCACTTTATAAACCAAATTTGGTAATCGCCGATCTTGATCATATTCGAACGGTATTGACAAAAGAATTCAAGAGTTTCCATGACCGTGGAATTTTTGACAATGACAGAATTGATCCATTATCTGgcaatttgttttttatgcCTGGAAAAAGATGGCGAAATATGCGCGCCAAGTTGACACCCACATTTACTTCAGacaaaataaaacatatgtTTTTTATCCTGAAGGATGAGTGTAGCGAAGAACTCGTAAAACATCTGGAAAGTAAAGCTCAAGTAGGAGAACCcatcaaaataaaagatatttttgga attgttaattttgtgAACAGATATACGACAGACGTAATTATGTCGACAGCTTTTGGTGTCAAATCTAACTGTATTGAAGAATCAAATAATCAGTACCGAAtccagagaaaaaaatatttcggtATAACTCCTATAAAGGTTGCTCTGATTTTCTATATGCCGCAAGTCATGAACTTCCTTTCTATTCCTGCAACACCACCATCTGTTAccaagttttatataaatatgtttcgAGAGAATGTGGAATATAGGAAAGCTCATCATATCGTCAGACATGATTTTATGAATTTGCTTATTCAACTTATGGACAGAGATTTTGTTGATCCCGAAGATAACAAAACGATCATCAACGAATCAT CAAACATAACCAAACTTACCATGGAAGAAGCTGCTGCACAAAGTTTTATCTTCTTCGCAGCTGGCTTTGAAACCTCCGCAACAACAATGACATTTGCATTATACGAATTAGCTCAACAGCATGATATACAAGACAAAACACGTAACGAAATCGATGAAGTTTTAACAAAGCATGGTGAATTGACCTATGATGCTGTAAACGACATGACATATCTTCAAAAAGTGATCAGTG aaACTTTGAGGAAATATCCACCTGTTTCTATCTTGAATCGAATTTGCACTAAGGAAATAGAGCTACCGAACTTTCGCGTACCGAAAGGGACATTAATAACTATACCGCTGCTTGAGCTGCATCGAGATCTATCTATATATCAGGATCCGGATAAATTCGATCCTGAGCGCTTCAACGCagatgaaataaaagaaaggcATCCTTACGCCTATATGCCATTCGGGGAAGGCCCCCGAAACTGCATTG gtTTACGATTTGGCTACTTGCAAGTAAAAGTTGGGCTCTTGAGTCTTCTATCAAAATACAAATTCAAACTTCATTCCCGGACTGCAGTGCCGCTTACTTTTTATGAAGGAGCTCTAGTTCTCCAACCAAAAAGTGGTGTACATCTTATTATAGAGCCacgataa
- the LOC113005178 gene encoding THAP domain-containing protein 1 isoform X1 produces MPSNCCITGCKNSNKNSFHLFRFPLNRPDILQMWINAIGREGFQPTKNHLICSAHFKAEDYMDRPNTSGVRLKNLAVPSIFSKVSAPAFIPNITDYVTNSPAASSSAKTWRSILKKPIKDIDQLSPNVDSESSSTSSLKHTPIVLSESPKATTSANSIDDTIKITTVKKRKIMDPSVYYLKMQKMSPRKQRMQRTIKSLRQKVSRREEKIRSLESLLKTLRYNDKV; encoded by the exons ATGCCAAGCAATTGCTGCATAACGGGTTgcaaaaatagcaataaaaatagttttcatTTATTCAG ATTTCCTTTAAATCGGCCTGACATATTGCAAATGTGGATTAACGCAATTGGAAGAGAAGGTTTTCAACCAACTAAAAATCACCTTATTTGCAGTGCACATTTTAAAGCTGAGGACTACATGGACAGACCAAACACAAGTGGTGTACGCTTGAAAAATCTTGCTGTGCCTTCTATATTTTCTAAGGTTTCTGCTCCTGCATTCATACCTAATATAACTGATTATGTAACGAATTCACCCGCTGCAAGTTCGTCTGCAAAAACTTGGAGGAGTATATTAAAGAAACCGATCAAAGATATCGATCAATTATCACCTAATGTTGATTCTGAGAGCTCAAGTACTTCTTCATTAAAACATACTCCAATTGTATTATCTGAGAGTCCAAAAGCAACTACCAGTGCAAATTCAATTgatgatacaattaaaataaccaCGGTAAAGAAACGGAAAATAATGGATCCttcagtttattatttaaagatgcAGAAAATGTCTCCAAGAAAACAACGAATGCAAAGAACAATTAAGTCATTGAGGCAGAAGGTATCACGAAGAGAAGAAAAGATCCGTTCATTGGAGAGTCTATTAAAAACATTACGGTACAATGACAAAGTATAA
- the LOC113005178 gene encoding THAP domain-containing protein 1 isoform X2 yields the protein MPSNCCITGCKNSNKNSFHLFRFPLNRPDILQMWINAIGREGFQPTKNHLICSAHFKAEDYMDRPNTSGVRLKNLAVPSIFSKHVIVRKCISYA from the exons ATGCCAAGCAATTGCTGCATAACGGGTTgcaaaaatagcaataaaaatagttttcatTTATTCAG ATTTCCTTTAAATCGGCCTGACATATTGCAAATGTGGATTAACGCAATTGGAAGAGAAGGTTTTCAACCAACTAAAAATCACCTTATTTGCAGTGCACATTTTAAAGCTGAGGACTACATGGACAGACCAAACACAAGTGGTGTACGCTTGAAAAATCTTGCTGTGCCTTCTATATTTTCTAAG CATGTAATTGTACGAAAATGTATATCGTATGCGTGA